TGCAGCTTGCTCTTCCAGACTTCCAGCATTTTGCCGTCTACAACCTGTGAATCATTGAACTTAGCATTCAGATTGTTCCTGATTGCAGCTAATTCTGAGGAAAGATCCGGTTTTTCCACTCTGACCAGATCCTGTCCGATCCGGAAAATATAAGCGAGCGATGGAAGTTCTTCCAGAGCACCCACGTCGTCCACGTCCCCACCTGCGTCTATGTAATTGTGAAGTGCATCCATGAAGGCATTGTCATACCTGCGCAGCCCGTGCCAGGAAGAGAAGATCACTGTGAAACCTTTGGTAAAGTAATAGCTTGCCAGAAAATCAGGGTCAGACACCAGCCACTTGACTCCTCCGCCTGGCAGAGTGAAATCCTTCAGCTCTTCGAGCTGCAGATCATGTAAAGGAGGCCAGCCTTTGCGGTCCCATTGTTCCAGTTTCATCTTGCCTTGTTCCTCAAATCGCCTTTTTGGGTGAGGCCGGGGATTCAGGAGCCCTGTAATCCGCTTTTTCAGGTTTGGAGATGGCATGCTTCAGCGGAAAATCCGCTGATTTCGGAGCTTTCTGCGGCTGAGGATGCAGTTTCTCTATTTTCGCTTCTTTAACTTCCCTGGCTTCTTTGATTGGCGCAGTGCCTGGCAGAGGTTCCCTCAAGCACGGGCTCAACAGATTCAGGATGCCTGTGACCTCAGCCGGCAGAACAGATTCCAGCTTCACCCGCTCGCCGTTCAAAAGCACATAGCGGCCTTCGCCTAGTATCAGGTAAGTTCCCTTGCTGCAATCTATTGTCAGAAACTCTTTCTTGGAAATTTTGAGGTCTTCCACTGATTCCTCCTATGGTCAATTTAAATTTCAGCTGAATCTGTGCCTATTTTACCTGAAAACAGGCATCAAATCAAGCATTTTCAAGCGATTTTACTTCACGATCTCGAACTTGCCCAGCCCGTCTATTTTGCGATCCACATTTTTGGGGTCTCCATACACGCGAACCCTGGCCACACCTGAAACTACGGTCTTTATGCAGTCCGAAGCAAAGACCAGGATGTCGGCTGCCCCTTCTGCGTTCACTGTTGTATTGATCGCCTTCAGCTTGGACAGGTCGATCTTGGCCGCGCCTGAAACCGCGAGCTTGAAAGTATTGCATTTTCCATCGCCTGTCAGGCTGGAAGCACCATTCACCCCGACTTCGAAGGAATCGCTGTCAATCCCGGAAACCTGTACCTTGCCTGCCCCTGAGACCATTATTTTGTTAAGGCTTGAAGCAGTCACATCTATTAACAGGCCTTTAGTGGGCCTGAAATCCTTTTTCTGGCGGATGACCAGTTTCCCGCCGTTCTCCACAAAGGTTTCCACCAGAGGCAGCAGGTTGGAATCTGTGGTGATCCTGCAGGAGTCCTTAACCTGGCAGACTATATTCAGGGTACCGATGCCCTGAAGGTCAATCGAACTGAATCCTGAGATTTCGCGGTTCTCTTCCTTCTGCAGGCCGTCTCCTTTCACGAGCGTCAGACTGTGACCTGAAACTCCTAAAAAGCAGGTCACAATCAGGGCTGCGATCAGGAAAATCACGAAAATCTTGATGGCAAATACAGTCACCATCCCAATACAGATTATTACAAAAAGCACCAGCCCGATCACTCCGCAGATCACGGCCGCCACTGTTCCCAGGGCGAGGAGTGGTGCAAGAATTGTGATCAGCACCGGCGAAAGCAGGAGAAGCACGATTATCATTCCGATCAGGGCGAAAAAATCGAACAGAAAACCCATGGTCACTCCTTTGACTGTAAAAAGATGCATTTTTTATCCGGCTTATGCAAATTATCACTCCAGGAGCGGTATTTGTCCAATTCCTGGCTGGAAGTTCTCAGATCTTCAGATATCCTGCATTTCCGATCGAGTTTTCGTCCTGTTTGTCATCCTTATCTTTGCAGTTCAGTTCACCCTTCCTGGTCCTGATCTTGGATTGAATCACTCCGAACTGCTGCCTGAACGCATTGATTTCTCCGAAATTATCGAAAAATTCGACTTTCGCGGCAATGGTCTCAGGTTTCACTTCAGAGTCGATCTCCAGTTCTCCTCTGACCAGGAAAGTGGTGATCTCCTTGGAATATTCCAGTTCTTCACTGGTCAGCAGGTATTCGTCTTCCACTGTTACCAGCCTGCCCTGATAAGGTAAAATCAGAGTAGCAGGA
This genomic stretch from Candidatus Wallbacteria bacterium harbors:
- a CDS encoding DUF2807 domain-containing protein encodes the protein MHLFTVKGVTMGFLFDFFALIGMIIVLLLLSPVLITILAPLLALGTVAAVICGVIGLVLFVIICIGMVTVFAIKIFVIFLIAALIVTCFLGVSGHSLTLVKGDGLQKEENREISGFSSIDLQGIGTLNIVCQVKDSCRITTDSNLLPLVETFVENGGKLVIRQKKDFRPTKGLLIDVTASSLNKIMVSGAGKVQVSGIDSDSFEVGVNGASSLTGDGKCNTFKLAVSGAAKIDLSKLKAINTTVNAEGAADILVFASDCIKTVVSGVARVRVYGDPKNVDRKIDGLGKFEIVK